The region TGCCGCCCCGAGGAGCCGGCGGCACGCGACGTCGTCGTCGTCGACGGTCTGCCGGACTACCACCTGCCCGGGTGTGCGGCGCTGGCCGGCCTGCCCGAGGAGACGGTTCCGCACGAGCAGGCGGTCGAGGACGGTTTCGCGCCGTGCTCGGTGTGCCGGCCCGAGGGTGCCGGCCCCGGTGACACGGTAACGGTCGGGCACCCCCCCGCGGCTCCGGGCGGCGAGCCCGACGCGGAGCGCGCCGTACCGCCCGCGGCGGAGCCCGATGCGGGGATCGCCCTCGTCGCCGACGCGCCGGTTGACGACGCGGCCGACGACGCGGCCGCCGACGTCCTCGTCGTCGACGGTCACCCCGACTTCCACCGCGCCGGTTGCGCGCGGCTCTTGGGGCTCGAGGAGGAGTCGATCCCGCGCGACCAGGCGCTCGAGGACGGCTTCGCGCCGTGCCCGGCCTGCCAGCCCGACGGCGCGCCCCTGGCCGTCACTCCCGTCGCGCCGGGTGTCCCGGCCGTGCCGGTGACGACCGCGACCGCGCCGGCGGAACCGGCCGCGCAGCTGGAACCGGAGCCCGAGCCGGCGCCTGCGGTGCAGTCGGAGCCGGCCCCGGCCACGCGCGGCGACTCGCAGGTCTGGGTGGTCGAGGGCCGCCCCCGCTACCACCAGCAGGACTGCCTGATCATCAAGGGACGCGCAGCGCGGCCGATGCCGGAGCAGGCCGCCGTCGACGACGGCTTCCTGCCCTGCTCGCTGTGCCAGCGGTAGCGACAGTCCCACTTCCTCGGCGAGTTGGTTGATCAACAGGCCTGTTGATCAACCAACTCGCCGAGGAAGGCGTCAGGTTGCGGCGCGGCGCAGCCAGACGGTGAGGCCGAGCTCGGCGTCCTCGACCCGGTGGGCGTCCTCGTCCGGCTCGCCCTCGGTCAGGGTGGTCGCGAGCACCTCGCGAGCGAACTGGTCGGCGTGCCTACGGATCGCCTCGGCCGGGTCGGGCGACCCGCCGACCCGCCACCAGAGCTCGATGCGGTCGGTGACGTCGAGGCCGGCGTTCTTGCGGGCGTCCTGCACCGTGCGCACGATCTCGCGGAACAACCCCGCCAGGCGCAGTTCATGGGTCAGCTCGAGGTCGAGTGCGACGGTGTCCGAGCCGTCCGACGCGACGGCCCACCCCGAGCGCGGCGTCTCGGCGACGACCACCATCTCGCCGGCGATCGGCAGCGTCTCGCCGTCGAGCTCGACGCTCGCCGTACCGGCCCGGTAGGCCGCGACGAACGCGTCGGCGTCGGCGGCGTGGATCGCGTTCGCGACCGCCTGCGTCCGCTTGCCGAACGCTCGGCCGAGCTCGCGGAAGTTGGCCTTGACCGAGAGCTGCACGAGCTCGCCGGTGTCACCGAGATCGGCGAGCTCGACGACGTTGAGCTCGTCGCGGACCTGGTCCTGCAGACCCGCGGGCAGGGCGGCCCACCCCGGCGCCGAGATCAGTGCCTGACCCAGTGGCTGCCGCGTCCTCACCTTGGAGTCGGCGCGGGCGGAGCGGCCGAGCTCGACGAGGCGGCGTACCAGCGCGACCTGCTCGGCCAGCGTGGCGTCGACCTGGGCCGCGTCCTGCTCCGGCCAGGTGGCGAGGTGCACCGAGTCGACGGCGCCGGTGGCGGCGTAGAGGGCCTGCCACACCTGCTCGGTGACGAAGGGGACGAACGGGGCCAGCAACCGGGTGAGGACGTCGAGGCACTCGTGCAGCGTGGCGAGTGCAGCGTCGTCACCGTCCCAGAAGCGACGGCGCGAGCGCCGCACGTACCAGTTCGACAGGTCGTCGACGTACGCGGCGAGCGCCTTGCCCGCCCGGGCGGTGTCGAAGCGCTCCAGGGCGTCGTCGACCTCGCCGGCGACGCGGTGCACCTCGGACAGCGCCCAGCGGTCCAGGACGGTGGGCTCACCCGTCGCCCCGCCGGGCGTCCAGTCGTTGGCGCGCGCGTAGAGGGACTGGAAGGAGGCGACCGACCAGTACGTCCGCACGACCTTCGAGGCGATCTCCTCCAACGCCTTGTGCCCCACCCGGCGCGACGACCATGGCGAGCCGCTGCACAGCATGAACCAGCGCAGCGCGTCGGCGCCGTGCCGGTCCATCAGCGGGATCGGTTCGAGGATGTTGCCCAGGTGCTTGCTCATCTTGCGGCCGTCCTCGGCGAGGATGTGGCCGAGGCAGACGACGTTGCGGTACGAGGACTGCTCGAACACGAGCGTCCCCACCGCCATGAGCGAGTAGAACCAGCCGCGGGTCTGGTCGATCGCCTCGCAGATGAAGTCGGCCGGGTAGGCCGCCTTCGCGGCATCGGCGTTGCGGTACGGCGCGCCGAACTGCGCGAAGGGCATGGAGCCGGAGTCGAACCAGGCGTCGATCACCTGCGGCACGCGACGGTAGGTGCCCTCCTGGCCGGCGACGGTGAAGGTGACGTCGTCGACGAACGGCCGGTGCGGATCGGTGAGCTCGACACCGGACAGCTGCTGCAGTTCGGCCAGCGATCCGACGCAGATCTCCCTGCCCGGGTCGGCGTCGTTGCGCCAGACGGGCAGGGGAGTGCCCCAGTAGCGGTCGCGCGACAGCGCCCAGTCGATGTTGTTGTCCAGCCAGTCGCCGTAGCGGCCGTGCTTGATGGTCGCCGGGAACCAGTTCGTCGCCTCGTTCTGGGCGAGGAGCTCGTCCTTCACGGCGGTGGTGCGGATGTACCAGGACGGCAGCGCGTAGTACATCAGCGGTGTGTGGCAACGCCAGCAGTGCGGGTAGCTGTGCTCGTAGGCGACGTGCCGGAAGAGCAAGCCGCGCTGGGTCAGCTCGCGGACGATGGTCTCGTCGGCGTCCTTGAAGAACTGCCCACCGACGACCGGGAGCTCGGCGGCGAAGTGGCCGTCGGCCTCGACCGGGTTCACGATCGGCAGGCCGTTCGCGCGGCAGAGCGCAAAGTCCTCGGCACCGAACGCCGGCGCCTCGTGCACCACCCCCGTGCCGTCGTCGGTCGTGACGAAGTCGGCGGCCAGCACGGTGTGCACGGCCGCGTCGGTGTCGCCGAAGTCCACCCAGTCGAACGGTCGCGCGTACGGGGTGCCGACCAGGTCGGTGCCGGCGACGGTCTCGAGCACCTCCGCGTCATCGCCGAGCACCTTCGCGCGCAGGGCAGCCGCGACGACGACGGGTCCGCCGTCGGCCGCTCGGGCGACGACGTACTCCACGCCGGGGTTCACCGCGGCCGCGGTGTTCGACACGAGCGTCCACGGCGTCGTCGTCCAGATGAGCAGCGCGACGCCGGGGTGGCGTTCGGCGAGCCCGCCGGCGCGGACGGGGAAACGGACGTAGACCGACGGGTCGGTGACGTCCTCGTAACCCTGCGCGACCTCGTGGTCGCTCAATCCCGTCCCGCAGCGCGGGCAGTACGGCGCGACGCGGAAGTCCTCGACGAGCAGACCCTTGTCGTAGATGGTCTTCAGCGCCCACCACACCGACTCGACGTAGTCGGGGGTCATCGTCCAGTAGGCGTTGTCGTAGTCGGCCCAGTAGCCCATGCGCTCGCTCATGGCGAGGAACGCGTCGACGTGGCGCTGCACGTTCTCCCGGCAGGCGGCGTTGAACTCGGCGATGCCGTAGTTCTCGATGTCGGGTTTGCCGGTGAAGCCGAGCTCCTTCTCGACGGCCAGCTCGACGGGCAGGCCGTGGCAGTCCCACCCCGCCTGGCGGGGGACGTGGTAGCCCTTCATCGTCCGCCATCGCGGGAAGACGTCCTTGAACACGCGGGCCTCGACGTGGTGGGTGCCGGGCATGCCGTTCGCCGTGGGCGGGCCCTCGTAGAACGTCCAGGCCGGGCCGTCGGCGGTGGCGTCGAGGCTGCGCTCGAAGACCGTCCGCTCGCGCCAGCCGGCGATGACCTCGCGGTCGAGGGCGGGCAGGTCGACGTGCGGCGTGAGCGGCCGGTAACCGGGCCGCTCTGGCGTGGTGGTCATGTCGGTGGTGCTCCTTCGAGTCGTCGCGCAACCCGAGGGACGATGCGTGCGCACCGCGGTACCACCCTCGTTGACCCCGCCAGGCGGTGCCCACTCGTTGTCGTGCGTCCGGGTCTAGTAGGGCGACGTCTCGTAGGGCGACGAACCCGTTCTTCCGGTGCTCGGAGGTGATTTCGCTGATCGGTCCTGGCCCCCGGGCTCACACCGTCCCCGGGTCGCTCTCGGCTGGTCGCCGGGCTACTCGTCCTCGTCCACGCAGCGCCGAGTGTAGCCACCGAGCGCGTGGTCGCGGCGGCCTCGTCGACGGGCGGCGGTCGCGGGGGTATCGGCGTGGGGAGTAGCG is a window of Jatrophihabitans endophyticus DNA encoding:
- the ileS gene encoding isoleucine--tRNA ligase → MTTTPERPGYRPLTPHVDLPALDREVIAGWRERTVFERSLDATADGPAWTFYEGPPTANGMPGTHHVEARVFKDVFPRWRTMKGYHVPRQAGWDCHGLPVELAVEKELGFTGKPDIENYGIAEFNAACRENVQRHVDAFLAMSERMGYWADYDNAYWTMTPDYVESVWWALKTIYDKGLLVEDFRVAPYCPRCGTGLSDHEVAQGYEDVTDPSVYVRFPVRAGGLAERHPGVALLIWTTTPWTLVSNTAAAVNPGVEYVVARAADGGPVVVAAALRAKVLGDDAEVLETVAGTDLVGTPYARPFDWVDFGDTDAAVHTVLAADFVTTDDGTGVVHEAPAFGAEDFALCRANGLPIVNPVEADGHFAAELPVVGGQFFKDADETIVRELTQRGLLFRHVAYEHSYPHCWRCHTPLMYYALPSWYIRTTAVKDELLAQNEATNWFPATIKHGRYGDWLDNNIDWALSRDRYWGTPLPVWRNDADPGREICVGSLAELQQLSGVELTDPHRPFVDDVTFTVAGQEGTYRRVPQVIDAWFDSGSMPFAQFGAPYRNADAAKAAYPADFICEAIDQTRGWFYSLMAVGTLVFEQSSYRNVVCLGHILAEDGRKMSKHLGNILEPIPLMDRHGADALRWFMLCSGSPWSSRRVGHKALEEIASKVVRTYWSVASFQSLYARANDWTPGGATGEPTVLDRWALSEVHRVAGEVDDALERFDTARAGKALAAYVDDLSNWYVRRSRRRFWDGDDAALATLHECLDVLTRLLAPFVPFVTEQVWQALYAATGAVDSVHLATWPEQDAAQVDATLAEQVALVRRLVELGRSARADSKVRTRQPLGQALISAPGWAALPAGLQDQVRDELNVVELADLGDTGELVQLSVKANFRELGRAFGKRTQAVANAIHAADADAFVAAYRAGTASVELDGETLPIAGEMVVVAETPRSGWAVASDGSDTVALDLELTHELRLAGLFREIVRTVQDARKNAGLDVTDRIELWWRVGGSPDPAEAIRRHADQFAREVLATTLTEGEPDEDAHRVEDAELGLTVWLRRAAT